One window from the genome of candidate division KSB1 bacterium encodes:
- a CDS encoding bifunctional oligoribonuclease/PAP phosphatase NrnA has protein sequence MIDAAALQKIQGTIQNGKTFVLTTHINADGDGIGSEIALMHYLRDLGKKAHIINHSPTPVNIEFLDGRGDIEIFDNAKHGELVREADAVFILDISDWERLRDLGKLLRQISVTRICIDHHPLEGRFAEVDVIVTGASSTGEIMYDLLTALGARLHGRMIEALYTAILTDTGGFRFTNTSPRAHEICADLIARGVKPQHIYQEVYEKQSANRMRLLGQILSNLNFSRDGRLVWFSVTQEMMKATGTQPRDTEGFADFPRSIDGVELCLMFLETESGKVKISFRSKGKIIINGLANRFGGGGHPHASGALVEGNFQQVVQQVVSEAKALFG, from the coding sequence ATGATCGACGCGGCGGCGCTGCAAAAAATTCAGGGGACTATTCAAAACGGCAAAACATTCGTTCTCACCACCCACATCAACGCCGACGGCGATGGCATCGGCTCTGAAATCGCTTTGATGCACTACCTGCGCGATCTCGGAAAAAAAGCGCACATTATCAACCACAGCCCCACGCCGGTGAACATCGAATTTCTCGATGGGCGCGGCGACATCGAAATTTTTGACAACGCCAAACACGGCGAACTGGTTCGCGAGGCCGACGCGGTTTTCATTCTCGACATCAGCGATTGGGAACGGCTGCGCGATCTCGGCAAGCTGCTGCGGCAAATCAGCGTCACCAGGATTTGCATCGATCATCATCCGCTCGAGGGGCGTTTTGCCGAGGTCGATGTGATTGTGACCGGGGCCTCGTCAACCGGCGAAATCATGTATGATCTCTTGACGGCTTTGGGCGCCCGGCTGCACGGCAGGATGATCGAAGCCCTGTACACCGCCATTCTCACCGACACCGGCGGATTTCGTTTTACCAACACCAGTCCCCGCGCCCATGAAATTTGCGCGGACCTCATCGCGCGCGGCGTCAAGCCCCAGCACATTTATCAGGAAGTTTATGAGAAACAATCCGCCAACAGAATGCGCCTGCTCGGACAGATTCTCAGCAATCTGAATTTTTCCAGGGACGGCCGCCTGGTCTGGTTCTCGGTCACGCAGGAGATGATGAAAGCCACCGGCACGCAGCCGCGCGACACCGAAGGCTTCGCCGATTTTCCGCGCAGCATCGACGGCGTCGAGCTGTGCCTGATGTTTTTGGAAACCGAAAGCGGCAAGGTCAAAATCAGTTTTCGCTCGAAGGGCAAAATCATCATCAACGGCCTGGCCAATCGTTTCGGCGGCGGCGGCCATCCGCACGCCTCCGGCGCGCTGGTCGAAGGAAATTTTCAGCAGGTCGTGCAGCAGGTGGTGAGCGAGGCGAAGGCCTTGTTTGGGTGA
- a CDS encoding TlpA family protein disulfide reductase, with protein sequence MTCAIALTFFHSNPDKQIGKKAAGFVLPGANGGEVALQSLRGKVVLLNFWATWCAPCREELPELARLQEKYRQHGLAVVAVSVDNEMDNIRRFLKKYQVNLQVLWDRKKKVVEAYAVEKMPSSYLIDRNGIIRFIHRGYSREEMKRIEIEIDDLLDKP encoded by the coding sequence TTGACCTGCGCAATCGCATTGACTTTTTTTCATTCGAACCCCGACAAGCAAATCGGCAAAAAAGCCGCAGGGTTTGTGCTGCCAGGCGCGAATGGGGGAGAGGTGGCCCTGCAGAGTTTGCGCGGTAAAGTCGTTCTGCTCAATTTTTGGGCAACGTGGTGTGCGCCGTGCCGCGAAGAGCTGCCGGAGCTGGCGCGCTTGCAGGAAAAATATCGCCAACACGGCCTGGCCGTGGTTGCCGTTTCAGTCGACAATGAAATGGACAATATTCGCCGTTTTCTCAAGAAATATCAGGTCAACCTGCAAGTGTTGTGGGACAGGAAGAAAAAAGTTGTCGAGGCGTACGCCGTGGAAAAAATGCCGAGCAGCTACCTCATTGACCGCAACGGCATCATTCGATTCATCCATCGCGGCTACAGTCGCGAGGAAATGAAGCGGATTGAGATTGAAATCGACGATTTGTTGGATAAACCGTAA
- a CDS encoding T9SS type A sorting domain-containing protein: MAKNWCVNLALSGAVIVAALAAHGKDDPPPRLGYQRVQGNDQAVVALLAQRIAQGLETNDPYLYLNLVAENLSKIPPPARIVNHDIKTAGGKHTLRFVKNGERWNLLDLDEIKAMTKAAPNQPGKAASGFKLLNANHDTDKTFVSRDLAPEHQLAMLSRRVTVERLQRNLFSLPFGSALFAKLQQFDTAPYFQASYVQFVTDPAWNRVIYGDYQKWIKAYDGTETGLPLNRPHGIAVDARGVVYVADTGNSRILVLKLTGAVNDLELAHLGQISGELSLPTEVAWDDRGTIFDASDDLLWVVDRGEQALLAYQTSPANSGKIVVYTREDFVELSALAVGRFDGRSDGNIYLADAGARKIHRLYFDGAKIIAVGVYAGDAEMVPTALSTDHWGNVYLSDEAHRKVQKFSPALEPLAELRPDDAAFQPLRFQPLFGTVIAGSQPATWSGYDQAFLLEKWTDDSGARRYELGMDFHLEALLVTEDLSTLTLTGKLTDAGRLKIEIWAAKSNSPIAALSDNWHNAGRVKLNWDRSLPNGDMIAPGYYKLRQIIRSTYERPENVHESSTFYVPLYYYDDCGVAGRDVHLVRGTRLTAREHSVVVDAEEIVYRYQNLNPAVAYEVKAAYVAGDDQVEQALYAGKDLLHPASTIDFTPSQTDWLTIPASAIADRALELRFVKTSGNGSASVAEIWLREANYDPNHPPAIETAPESLPQRFTLQQNYPNPFNPSTTIEFSLPENYRGAVSLRIYNMLGEIVRELVAGELSAGVYRQVWDGLDHSGRRLASGLYLYQLRAGSFSATRKLLLMK, encoded by the coding sequence ATGGCCAAAAATTGGTGCGTAAACTTGGCTTTGAGCGGCGCCGTCATTGTTGCGGCGTTGGCCGCGCATGGCAAGGACGATCCGCCCCCTCGTTTGGGATACCAGCGCGTGCAAGGGAATGACCAGGCCGTCGTGGCCTTGCTCGCGCAGCGCATCGCGCAAGGATTGGAAACGAACGATCCGTATCTCTATTTGAATCTGGTCGCTGAAAATTTGAGCAAAATCCCGCCGCCAGCCCGCATCGTCAATCATGACATCAAAACCGCGGGCGGCAAACACACCCTGCGTTTTGTAAAAAATGGTGAGCGTTGGAATTTGCTCGATCTCGATGAAATAAAGGCGATGACCAAAGCCGCGCCAAACCAGCCTGGCAAAGCTGCGAGCGGTTTCAAATTGTTGAACGCAAATCACGACACCGACAAAACCTTCGTGAGTCGCGATCTGGCGCCGGAGCATCAGCTCGCCATGCTCTCGCGCCGGGTCACCGTCGAGCGCTTGCAGCGAAATCTTTTCAGCCTGCCGTTTGGCAGCGCGCTTTTCGCCAAGCTGCAGCAATTCGATACCGCACCGTATTTTCAGGCGAGCTACGTGCAGTTTGTCACCGATCCCGCGTGGAATCGCGTGATTTATGGCGATTATCAAAAATGGATCAAAGCCTACGACGGCACTGAAACCGGCTTGCCGCTCAATCGTCCGCACGGCATCGCCGTTGATGCGCGCGGCGTCGTCTACGTCGCCGACACTGGCAACAGCCGCATTCTGGTCCTCAAATTAACCGGCGCGGTGAATGATCTCGAGCTTGCTCATCTTGGTCAAATTAGCGGCGAGCTTTCGCTACCCACCGAAGTGGCGTGGGATGATCGCGGCACCATCTTTGACGCCAGCGATGATCTGCTTTGGGTGGTTGATCGTGGAGAGCAGGCGTTGCTGGCTTATCAAACTTCACCAGCCAACAGCGGGAAGATTGTTGTTTACACCAGGGAGGATTTTGTCGAGTTGAGTGCGCTGGCGGTTGGCCGCTTCGATGGCCGCAGTGACGGCAATATTTATCTCGCCGATGCCGGTGCAAGAAAAATTCACCGGCTTTATTTTGACGGCGCGAAAATCATCGCCGTTGGCGTTTATGCAGGCGATGCTGAAATGGTGCCCACCGCATTGTCCACCGATCACTGGGGCAACGTTTATCTTTCCGATGAGGCGCATCGCAAAGTTCAAAAATTTTCTCCGGCGCTCGAGCCGCTGGCCGAATTGCGACCGGATGATGCAGCATTTCAACCGTTGCGTTTTCAACCGCTTTTTGGAACGGTGATCGCCGGTTCGCAGCCAGCAACGTGGTCCGGCTACGATCAAGCGTTTCTTCTGGAGAAATGGACGGATGACTCCGGCGCCCGGCGTTATGAGCTTGGCATGGATTTTCATCTCGAAGCGCTGCTCGTTACGGAAGATTTGTCCACGCTTACATTGACTGGAAAGCTGACGGATGCCGGCCGATTAAAAATTGAAATTTGGGCGGCGAAAAGTAACTCGCCGATTGCTGCACTGTCTGATAATTGGCACAATGCCGGAAGGGTGAAACTGAATTGGGACAGAAGTTTGCCCAATGGCGACATGATCGCGCCAGGATATTACAAATTACGTCAAATCATCCGCTCAACTTATGAAAGGCCTGAAAATGTCCATGAAAGCTCGACTTTTTATGTTCCGCTTTATTATTATGATGATTGCGGTGTCGCTGGCCGTGATGTTCATCTCGTTCGTGGGACGCGTTTGACCGCGCGCGAGCATTCCGTTGTGGTCGATGCCGAAGAAATTGTTTATCGTTACCAAAATCTCAACCCCGCGGTTGCGTATGAAGTGAAAGCCGCTTATGTAGCCGGCGATGACCAGGTCGAACAAGCTTTGTATGCCGGCAAAGATCTGCTGCATCCTGCCTCAACGATTGATTTCACGCCATCACAAACGGATTGGTTGACGATTCCGGCGTCCGCAATTGCCGATCGCGCCCTCGAGTTGCGTTTCGTCAAAACCAGCGGCAACGGCAGCGCCAGCGTGGCAGAAATCTGGCTGCGCGAAGCGAATTATGATCCCAACCATCCGCCGGCAATTGAAACGGCTCCCGAGTCACTGCCGCAGCGCTTTACGTTGCAACAAAACTACCCGAATCCCTTTAATCCCTCGACAACGATTGAGTTCAGCCTGCCGGAAAATTATCGCGGCGCTGTGAGTTTACGGATCTACAACATGCTCGGCGAAATCGTCCGCGAGCTGGTCGCCGGCGAGTTGTCTGCCGGCGTCTATCGTCAAGTTTGGGACGGTTTGGATCATTCCGGCCGCCGCTTGGCGAGCGGCCTGTACCTTTACCAATTACGCGCCGGCAGTTTTTCCGCTACGCGAAAGCTTTTGTTGATGAAGTAA
- a CDS encoding DUF4266 domain-containing protein, giving the protein MNRNSRFMLAGFLLLAIQFFAGGCAAVKPYERELLAQRIMDFDKAKTEEAKERHWLETLEGSTGGLGGSGGGCACN; this is encoded by the coding sequence ATGAACAGAAACTCTCGTTTCATGCTCGCCGGCTTCCTGCTACTGGCCATTCAATTTTTCGCCGGCGGCTGCGCCGCCGTCAAACCGTATGAAAGGGAATTGCTGGCGCAGCGCATCATGGATTTCGACAAAGCCAAAACTGAAGAAGCCAAGGAGCGGCACTGGTTGGAAACCCTCGAGGGCAGCACCGGCGGCTTGGGAGGTTCGGGTGGAGGGTGTGCCTGCAATTGA
- a CDS encoding type II toxin-antitoxin system PemK/MazF family toxin → MSSIMLTRGDIVVAAFPYTDLAGQKRRPPLVLNDNTEHGDVILAFISTQIPSQLSPSSVLLTNTAPDFQQTGLKTDSVIQLATIERRLITRRLGKLSPGKLFAVDKALLVALQISLSQP, encoded by the coding sequence ATGAGTTCAATCATGCTAACGCGTGGCGACATCGTTGTAGCGGCTTTTCCATATACCGATCTGGCAGGTCAAAAGCGTCGCCCCCCACTTGTGCTTAATGATAACACCGAGCACGGCGATGTTATTTTAGCCTTCATTAGCACGCAAATACCTTCCCAACTCTCGCCTTCTTCTGTTTTGTTAACAAATACTGCCCCGGATTTTCAACAAACAGGATTAAAAACCGACTCAGTAATCCAGCTCGCCACCATTGAACGCCGATTGATCACGCGCCGTTTGGGGAAACTTAGCCCCGGCAAATTGTTTGCGGTAGATAAGGCATTGCTCGTTGCTTTGCAGATTTCACTTAGCCAACCATGA
- a CDS encoding FecR family protein: MNKKGHLIFIALLVALSFAAKPWRQQPATQTGATKKGLFTVVEGNVKKKQLQDPEWIRAQVRTDVLGGDRVRTLLQSRAEMKLSQLDLVRLAPQTTIDIVKLYEETKEKKIATQIKVKEGDIWGKVKSVDANSTFEVSSDFAGAAITGTVFRVRHDSARQETQLKVYTGEVKISNVPEKMGTMTPQTLRPTQIQGPVQVPGPTQITMEEWVFLVRANQQITIGAQGKIKSAGTFSRNDSDENSEWVRWNLQRDRLR, from the coding sequence ATGAACAAGAAGGGTCATTTAATTTTTATTGCTCTGCTCGTGGCACTTTCATTCGCGGCGAAGCCGTGGCGGCAGCAGCCAGCCACACAAACCGGCGCCACGAAAAAAGGCTTGTTTACCGTCGTCGAGGGCAATGTCAAAAAAAAGCAACTACAGGATCCGGAATGGATTCGGGCGCAGGTGCGGACGGATGTGCTGGGCGGCGACCGCGTGCGCACGCTGCTGCAATCGCGCGCCGAGATGAAGCTGTCGCAGTTGGATCTGGTGCGCCTGGCGCCGCAAACCACCATCGACATTGTCAAGCTCTACGAAGAAACCAAGGAGAAAAAAATCGCCACGCAAATCAAAGTCAAGGAAGGCGACATTTGGGGCAAGGTGAAATCCGTCGACGCCAACTCCACCTTCGAGGTGTCGTCGGATTTTGCCGGCGCCGCGATCACCGGCACGGTGTTTCGGGTGCGTCATGATTCCGCCCGGCAGGAAACGCAGTTGAAAGTTTATACCGGTGAGGTGAAAATCAGCAACGTGCCGGAAAAAATGGGGACGATGACGCCGCAAACGCTCAGGCCGACACAGATTCAAGGCCCGGTGCAGGTTCCGGGGCCGACGCAAATCACGATGGAGGAATGGGTTTTTCTCGTGCGGGCAAATCAGCAAATCACCATCGGCGCCCAGGGCAAGATCAAATCCGCCGGCACGTTCAGCCGCAACGACAGCGACGAAAACAGCGAATGGGTAAGGTGGAATTTGCAGCGTGATCGCCTGCGGTGA
- a CDS encoding DinB family protein, whose product MLSNQRKREKHGITLLPGLNASREHRYQSYAARHGAANFVTPANEIFYQFEKTARLWLVDLKKYTDEQFARKPDEAQWSIGQVYHHLVVGTENFHLRACKRCIEHRGEVTEGGKTLAGKIVFLLGSFLPVKIHVPPSPEYTPQQPQSRAEMQEGLRKLIETMRVLAPDVDGASPVQKWKHPALGMLNAEEWYRLIEIHFRHHLRQKKRLDKFLAGR is encoded by the coding sequence ATGCTTTCAAATCAAAGAAAACGCGAAAAACACGGCATCACACTCTTGCCCGGGCTCAATGCATCGCGCGAGCATCGTTATCAAAGTTACGCCGCACGTCATGGCGCTGCAAATTTCGTCACGCCTGCCAACGAGATTTTTTATCAGTTCGAGAAAACGGCTCGTCTGTGGTTGGTCGATTTGAAGAAATACACCGATGAACAATTTGCACGAAAGCCCGATGAAGCGCAATGGTCGATTGGCCAGGTCTACCATCATCTCGTGGTTGGCACGGAAAATTTTCATTTGCGGGCATGCAAACGATGTATCGAGCATCGTGGAGAAGTGACGGAAGGCGGCAAGACGCTCGCCGGCAAGATTGTTTTTTTGCTCGGCAGTTTTCTGCCGGTGAAAATTCACGTTCCGCCCTCGCCGGAATACACGCCGCAACAGCCGCAGAGCCGCGCTGAGATGCAGGAAGGCTTGCGCAAGCTCATCGAAACAATGCGTGTGCTGGCGCCAGACGTTGACGGGGCTTCTCCGGTGCAGAAATGGAAACATCCGGCCCTCGGCATGCTGAATGCCGAGGAATGGTATCGCTTGATTGAGATTCACTTCCGGCATCATTTGCGGCAGAAAAAACGGTTGGACAAATTTTTGGCAGGACGATAG
- a CDS encoding zinc ribbon domain-containing protein has translation MDKFCHSCAAPLSNPDFKSKAENYCKYCSDEKGQLKSRQEVQQDIARWLKTWQPNLNDAKAMARAADYMKAMPAWAN, from the coding sequence ATGGACAAGTTTTGTCATTCATGCGCTGCGCCATTGAGCAATCCGGATTTCAAGAGCAAGGCGGAGAACTACTGCAAGTATTGCTCAGATGAAAAAGGCCAACTCAAATCACGGCAGGAGGTGCAGCAAGATATCGCGAGGTGGCTCAAAACCTGGCAGCCGAATCTCAATGACGCCAAAGCGATGGCGCGCGCCGCAGACTACATGAAAGCCATGCCCGCATGGGCGAATTAA
- a CDS encoding outer membrane beta-barrel protein produces MWSLWSKKYFLTDKIKFGVPPTAGFLSVVALFFLTVLSVPAARGQNKTASVHEVTPFLGFYAPDRFETSMAFGLRYYYQIDQRYSVGGIIGFARSKQDYLRRTNNLNLLPGSDRVFYNGARATNTFLNGKVEPYVLLHLGLTRLYDENSFTYGFGLGAKITLNPRLAFRYEFANYIFSSGRDLNNWTNKNLEVSMGAGYAF; encoded by the coding sequence ATGTGGAGTCTATGGAGCAAAAAATATTTCTTAACGGATAAAATAAAATTTGGTGTCCCGCCCACGGCGGGATTTCTATCGGTTGTGGCACTTTTCTTTTTGACAGTTTTATCCGTTCCCGCTGCTCGCGGCCAAAACAAAACTGCATCCGTACACGAAGTCACACCCTTCCTCGGCTTTTACGCACCGGATCGCTTCGAAACTTCGATGGCGTTCGGCCTGCGGTATTATTATCAAATCGACCAACGCTACTCGGTTGGGGGAATCATCGGCTTCGCGCGTTCCAAGCAGGATTATTTGCGGCGCACCAACAATTTGAATCTGTTGCCGGGCTCGGATCGCGTGTTTTACAACGGCGCGCGCGCCACCAACACTTTTTTGAACGGCAAAGTCGAGCCTTACGTGCTGCTTCATCTCGGCTTGACCCGCTTGTATGATGAAAACAGTTTCACCTACGGCTTTGGCCTCGGCGCCAAAATCACCCTCAATCCCCGCCTTGCCTTTCGCTACGAATTTGCCAATTACATTTTCTCCAGCGGCCGCGATTTGAACAACTGGACGAACAAAAATCTCGAAGTTTCGATGGGAGCCGGCTACGCTTTCTGA
- a CDS encoding BsuPI-related putative proteinase inhibitor: MKKIILLLAAAVISSCSNANLFSSNDDEKLDQKLDGPSGQTIIEMQITGGMAGVNQQLLIDANRYVQFIDQRGQSGQIETVLPADELNRLIKLFVEKDFLHMQPQYLDGRVADAFHYRIIYRYGGANKQVETDYFGAPAGLRSIVDNLLNLTKPLNGLALEFKTSAAQLRHGEKLTLTLTVTNRHTAPLTIAYSSGQKFDFFATAAGAAASRVPAQAFLWNWAFDKAFIAIIIDETLQPGESRTYSADWDGRSNKGQLLEGEFWLGSRLVGRPGGFTALRRVVIIK, from the coding sequence ATGAAAAAGATCATTTTGCTTTTGGCCGCGGCTGTGATTTCGAGCTGCAGCAACGCCAATTTGTTTTCCTCGAATGATGATGAAAAACTCGATCAGAAGCTCGACGGCCCTTCCGGCCAAACGATTATCGAAATGCAAATCACCGGCGGCATGGCCGGGGTGAATCAGCAGTTGCTCATTGACGCCAACCGTTACGTGCAGTTCATCGACCAGCGCGGACAATCCGGCCAGATCGAAACCGTGCTGCCGGCGGACGAGCTGAACCGGCTGATCAAGCTGTTCGTCGAAAAGGATTTTCTTCACATGCAACCGCAATATCTCGATGGCAGAGTGGCGGATGCGTTCCATTATCGCATCATCTATCGCTACGGCGGCGCCAACAAGCAGGTGGAGACCGACTATTTCGGCGCGCCGGCCGGGCTGCGGAGCATCGTCGACAATTTGCTCAATCTGACCAAGCCGTTGAACGGGCTGGCGCTCGAATTTAAAACCAGCGCGGCGCAACTGCGCCACGGTGAAAAACTCACGCTGACGCTGACCGTAACCAATCGTCACACCGCGCCGCTCACAATAGCGTATTCCAGCGGGCAAAAATTTGATTTCTTTGCCACCGCCGCCGGCGCAGCGGCCAGCCGGGTTCCGGCGCAGGCGTTTTTGTGGAATTGGGCTTTTGACAAGGCTTTTATCGCCATCATAATCGATGAAACTTTGCAGCCGGGCGAAAGCCGCACCTACTCGGCCGACTGGGACGGCCGCAGCAACAAAGGCCAATTGCTCGAAGGCGAGTTTTGGCTCGGCAGTCGCTTGGTCGGCCGGCCAGGCGGCTTCACGGCGCTGCGCCGTGTTGTGATCATAAAGTGA
- a CDS encoding DUF6174 domain-containing protein — MKNQLRLMIGSIGLFILCVACEHDQLQDYSFLRDAQARWKACNFRNYSIEQKRICFCAFRHGFVRLTIKNNKIVEGVDLTNQQPLPQETLQYYQTVDEVFAWIEETKAMKPARLEVEYDARFGYPKKIAFDYSEGVADDELWIEMQALKRLGE, encoded by the coding sequence ATGAAAAACCAATTGCGGTTGATGATTGGCTCAATCGGCTTGTTCATCCTTTGTGTCGCCTGTGAACATGACCAGCTTCAAGATTACAGTTTCCTCCGCGACGCGCAAGCGCGTTGGAAAGCCTGCAATTTCCGAAACTATTCCATCGAGCAAAAGCGAATTTGCTTTTGCGCGTTTCGGCATGGTTTTGTCCGGCTCACCATCAAGAACAACAAAATCGTCGAAGGCGTTGATTTGACCAACCAGCAGCCGCTGCCGCAGGAAACGCTGCAATATTATCAAACCGTCGATGAAGTTTTTGCGTGGATCGAGGAAACGAAAGCCATGAAACCGGCGCGGCTGGAGGTCGAATACGACGCGCGTTTCGGTTATCCTAAGAAGATCGCGTTTGATTACAGCGAGGGCGTCGCCGATGACGAGTTGTGGATTGAGATGCAAGCCTTGAAAAGGCTGGGTGAATAA
- a CDS encoding DNA-3-methyladenine glycosylase I: MKQRCDWCGEDPLYVAYHDNEWGVPVHDDRKLFEMLVLEGAQAGLSWSTILKKRGNYRKAFDKFDAKKIAKYDRAKVAQLLADPGIVRNRLKIAAIIQNARAFLDVQKEFGSFDRYIWQFVEGKLKKNKWKSLKEIPPKTAESEAMSKDLKKRRFSFVGPTICYAFMQAVGMVNDHVVTCFRHRAV; this comes from the coding sequence ATGAAACAACGCTGTGACTGGTGCGGCGAGGATCCGCTTTACGTGGCATATCACGACAATGAATGGGGCGTGCCGGTGCACGATGATCGCAAACTCTTTGAGATGCTCGTTCTCGAAGGGGCGCAGGCAGGATTAAGCTGGTCCACCATTTTAAAAAAGCGCGGGAATTACCGCAAAGCTTTTGACAAGTTCGATGCGAAAAAGATTGCGAAATACGACAGGGCGAAAGTTGCCCAGCTGCTCGCCGATCCCGGCATTGTGCGCAACCGGCTGAAAATCGCGGCAATCATTCAAAATGCACGCGCTTTTCTGGACGTGCAAAAAGAGTTCGGCAGTTTCGATCGTTACATTTGGCAATTTGTGGAGGGCAAACTGAAGAAGAATAAATGGAAAAGCCTCAAGGAGATTCCACCCAAAACCGCCGAGTCCGAGGCAATGAGCAAGGATTTGAAAAAGCGCCGCTTCTCCTTTGTTGGCCCGACGATTTGCTATGCCTTCATGCAGGCCGTTGGCATGGTCAACGATCATGTCGTGACGTGTTTTCGGCATCGGGCAGTTTAG
- a CDS encoding DinB family protein — protein sequence MDQKALFLKFWEKEAPATRKVLSRIPQEKSDYKPDPKSRNAREIAWLIVMEEKVLVDGLEKGALNWPDMPTPAAVKEILDAYDRWHDDLTARLHRLDHAAWEKQIPFLYQGQEVMKDTGYEFGWGILFDQIHHRGQLSTYLRPMGSTVPQIYGPSADEPM from the coding sequence ATGGATCAAAAGGCACTGTTTTTAAAATTTTGGGAGAAAGAAGCGCCCGCCACGCGCAAAGTCCTCTCACGCATTCCACAGGAAAAATCAGATTACAAGCCCGATCCCAAATCGCGCAACGCGCGCGAGATTGCGTGGCTCATCGTGATGGAGGAAAAAGTACTTGTCGACGGCTTGGAAAAAGGCGCGCTCAACTGGCCGGACATGCCGACGCCGGCAGCGGTCAAAGAAATTCTCGACGCGTACGATCGCTGGCACGACGATCTGACAGCGCGGCTTCACCGGCTCGATCATGCGGCCTGGGAAAAACAAATTCCGTTTCTCTATCAAGGCCAGGAAGTGATGAAAGACACCGGCTACGAATTTGGCTGGGGAATTTTGTTCGATCAAATTCACCATCGCGGCCAGCTTTCCACCTATTTGCGCCCGATGGGTTCCACCGTGCCGCAGATTTACGGCCCAAGCGCGGATGAGCCGATGTAA
- a CDS encoding DUF3570 domain-containing protein has product MKRVSQFGRVLLAFAVSSLVLLAANISFTDDSVSLRTNFFSDSGGLTVQSPTLQLVKAMARNTRLSLQYTLDRVNIPPYRGISAKPLPLDGISGASKPAGTNPNAVYIKNRNEFIASINATAWNATAYYSTENDYTGRLVGVGFNQDYNQKNTSLSLGLSYGFDTISPIGKNTAYTRRNILATAAVTQTLSPKSILRFGVDVSRLDGYQSNPYRNVNVAGQYYPERHPQQRLRAAGYVKLNQHLNPANAALWTEYRIYGDDWGILSHTFGLQFYQHLSKRLLMRYRYRYYTQNSADFWRKDYSLLVRPPKFFTDDYKLEPFNSYLFGFHLSYHLEDLRKNLAIFEHSTVDVKYERFFTSNNFTANIFQIGLTFEY; this is encoded by the coding sequence ATGAAAAGAGTCTCTCAATTCGGGCGCGTGCTGCTCGCATTTGCCGTCTCGAGCCTCGTGCTGCTGGCCGCAAACATCAGCTTCACCGATGATTCGGTTTCGCTGCGCACCAATTTTTTCAGCGACAGCGGCGGGTTGACCGTGCAATCGCCGACGTTGCAGCTGGTCAAAGCCATGGCGCGCAACACCCGGCTGTCGTTGCAGTACACGCTCGACCGCGTCAACATTCCGCCGTATCGCGGCATCTCGGCCAAGCCGCTGCCTTTGGATGGCATCAGCGGCGCCTCGAAGCCGGCCGGCACCAATCCCAACGCCGTCTACATCAAAAACCGCAACGAATTCATCGCCTCCATCAACGCGACGGCTTGGAACGCCACGGCTTATTATTCGACGGAAAATGATTATACCGGCCGGCTGGTGGGAGTCGGTTTCAATCAAGATTACAATCAAAAAAACACCAGTCTTTCGCTGGGCCTGAGTTATGGTTTTGATACGATCAGCCCAATAGGGAAAAATACCGCTTACACGCGCCGCAACATTCTCGCGACCGCCGCTGTCACGCAAACGCTTTCACCAAAGTCGATTCTTCGCTTCGGCGTGGATGTTTCGCGGCTCGACGGCTACCAGAGCAATCCCTATCGCAACGTCAATGTCGCGGGCCAATATTATCCCGAACGGCATCCGCAGCAGCGTTTGCGCGCCGCCGGTTATGTGAAATTGAACCAGCATCTCAATCCCGCCAACGCCGCGCTGTGGACGGAGTACCGGATTTATGGCGATGACTGGGGCATTCTTTCGCACACGTTCGGCCTGCAATTTTATCAGCATTTGTCGAAGCGTTTGCTGATGCGCTATCGGTACCGTTATTACACACAAAACAGCGCCGATTTTTGGCGCAAAGATTATTCGCTGCTGGTGCGGCCGCCGAAATTTTTTACCGATGACTACAAGCTCGAGCCGTTCAACTCGTATTTGTTCGGCTTTCACCTTTCGTATCATCTCGAAGACTTGCGCAAAAACCTGGCGATCTTCGAGCATTCGACGGTCGACGTGAAGTACGAACGTTTTTTCACCTCCAATAATTTTACCGCCAATATTTTTCAAATCGGATTAACCTTTGAGTATTGA